The following proteins are co-located in the Penaeus vannamei isolate JL-2024 chromosome 34, ASM4276789v1, whole genome shotgun sequence genome:
- the LOC113828607 gene encoding uncharacterized protein gives MRLLILVLGVAAAGLASASCPPPDCNASPPPDTPPFFLLSDPQDCHKYYICYNEEGDGDDTYFITGESYWCEDHGAVFSQVDQLCGDYTCAESCSGTCAPYECIDLLQDKIADPYNCTKYHTCSDGKTVQCEGDKPFFDGDQCQADESKCCHCKPYCHQGQKFTNVPDPLDCKSYYFCVNEHDFPTYQSTCDVGNFDPFTSQCSETVPCITICPAP, from the coding sequence GGCGTCGCCGCCGCCGGTCTCGCGAGCGCCTCCTGCCCCCCGCCGGACTGCAACGCCAGCCCGCCTCCAGACACGCCCCCCTTCTTCCTGCTGAGCGATCCCCAAGACTGCCACAAGTACTACATCTGCTACAATGAAGAGGGCGACGGCGACGATACTTACTTCATCACCGGCGAATCCTACTGGTGCGAGGACCACGGCGCCGTCTTCAGTCAGGTCGACCAGCTCTGCGGCGACTACACGTGCGCCGAGTCGTGTTCTGGCACATGCGCGCCCTACGAATGCATTGACCTCCTGCAGGACAAAATAGCCGACCCTTACAACTGCACGAAGTATCACACCTGCTCGGACGGCAAGACGGTGCAGTGCGAGGGCGACAAACCCTTCTTCGACGGGGACCAGTGCCAGGCGGACGAGTCCAAGTGCTGCCACTGCAAGCCCTACTGCCACCAAGGTCAGAAGTTCACGAACGTCCCAGATCCTTTGGACTGCAAGAGCTACTACTTCTGCGTGAACGAGCATGACTTCCCGACATACCAGAGCACGTGTGACGTTGGAAACTTCGACCCGTTCACCAGCCAGTGTAGCGAGACAGTTCCTTGTATCACCATATGTCCAGCGCCTTAA